Genomic window (Sphingomonas japonica):
TTCAGCCAGATCGAGCGCGCGGTACTCACCGATCGGCTGGCGTCGCTCGGACGCACCTCGGCCAGGGCGCGCGTCGGCGCGCTGCTCCTCGAACTGCACAATCGCCTGCGCGCCCGCGACGGCCGCGGCAATGGGACCTTTCCTCTGGGGCTGACCCAGGAGGAGATCGGCGACGCCACCGGGCTGACCTCGGTGCACGTCAATCGCATGCTGCGCCAACTCGAGGAGGACGGCCTGATCACGCGCGAAGCCGGGCATGTGACGATCGGCGACGTCGCGGCGCTCGCCCGCGCCACGCATCATGTCGATCGCTACGCCGCGCTCGACCTCAGCTGGTTGCCGCCGGCGCGCTAAACCCGGTCGCCGCCGTCACGCCTTTTCGAGCGTGCATTGCAGCGGATGGCTGTTCTGCCGCGCAAAGTCGATCACCTGCGCGACCTTGGTCTCGGCGACTTCGTAGCTGAACACGCCGCACACCCCCACGCCCTTCTGGTGGACATGGAGCATCACCCGCGTCGCCTCCTCCATGTTCATGCGAAAGAAGCGCTGCAGGCACAGCACCACGAACTCCATCGGCGTGTAATCGTCGTTGAGCATCAGCACGCGATACGGGGTCGGCTGTTTGGTGCGCGTGCGAGTCCGCGTCGCGACACCGAGCTGGTTGTCGCCGTCCTCGCGGTCGTCGTCGCCCGCCATGCGGGGCTGGAATTGGTTTGGCCGGATCATGATCGCTGAAAATAGGAGACGCCGGGGGGTAAGGGCAAGGGCCGGCCGCGCGCCGGGGTGAGATTTGTGGCGATGGCGCTCCGATCGCTCCGCGGAAACGAAAAAGGGCGACCGCATCGGCGGCCGCCCCTTCCCTGATCTTCGCTAAGGCGAAGGCGCGCCGATTCAGGCGGCGACCTTCACCTTGTCGGCTGCGACCGCCATGCGGTTCGACAGCGGCTGGGCTGCGTCGCCGGCGAGCTTCATCATGTGCTCGGTCGTCTTCGACGCCTCGGCGACATACATGTCGAACGCGCTGCGCATGAAATCGCTCTGCAGCTTGAACAGCTCGGTCGGCGACTTCACCGACGCCATGCTCTTCATCGTGGCGGTGGCCTGCTCGAACGACTTGCGGCTGAACTCGGCGGCTTCCTGGCCGATCGACTCCATGCCCTTGGCAGCGATGCGGCTCGATTCGACCATCGCTTCGAGGTTGCCCTTGGCGAAGTCGTTCATCTCTTCGACCATCTTGGCGCTCTTCTCCATCGCACCCTTGGTACGATCGCTCATGTCGCCGAACATGGCCTTGGCCTGTGCCTGGGTGTTCTTCGCGGTGTTTTCTACGGTGGTCTGCATGATTTCGAGTTCCTTTTCGACGGGTTCTGAAACGGCGACCGTCGCCTTGCTGACGGCCTCCACGGACGTTGCGGTGGCAGCGACAGGCTGCGGCGCTGCGGCAGGCCGCGGCGCCGGCTGAGCAGGCTTGGCGGCGGGCGGGGTCGGCTTGGCAGCAACCGGCGCCGGAGCTGCCTTGGCCTTGGCCACGACGGGAGCGGTCTTGGCCGCATCCGTCTTCGCGTCAGCCGCCTTTTCAGGAGCGGCCACCGCCGTGGGCGCCTTGGACGCAGAGACCGGCTTGGCTGCTGCCGCTTGCCCCGCTTTGCTCCGATTGGTCCTGTTCGCCATGATCGCTCCGACAGTTATTGCTGCGCCGCAGCATTTACTTCAGCACCGTCGGGATTGCAAGTGCCTATTGTGCGATGCAGCATGCTCGTATCGAACTGATAAATCGTACTTTTATCATCGCGTGCGGACATAGCTCCCTGGCGCATCCTCGATCGCCGCAAGCGCGCCCTTGCCGGGAATGCGCGCACCGGTCGCGGCGACCTTGCCAGGCGCCGTCTGCGCGATCCATTCGATCCAGTCGGGCCACCAGCTGCCCTTGGTCTCAGTCGCTCCCGCGACGAATTCCTCGAGCGAGCCGACCTCGCTGTCGTTGGTCCAATATTGATATTTGCCCGCCGCCGGCGGATTGACGACGCCGGCGATGTGCCCCGACCCCGCCAGCACGAATTTCAGCGGGCCGGCGAAATGGTGGGTCATCTTCCATACGCTCTCGGCCGGCGCGATATGATCCTCGCGGCCCGCCTGGATATAAGACGGCGTCTTGACCGTGGTCAGGTCGATCGGCGTCCCCGCAACCGTCACCGCTCCCGGTGTCACCAGCAGATTGTCGCGGTACAGGTCGGTCAGATAGCTGCGGTGCCATTTCGCCGGCAGGTTGGTGACGTCGGCATTCCAGTGCAGCAGGTCGAACGGCACATAATCCTGCCCGAGCAGATAGTTGTTGGTGACATAGTTCCAGATCAGGTCGCGCCCGCGCAGCAGGTTGAACGTCGCCGCCATGTAGCGCCCGTCGAGATACCCCTCGCCCGACAGCGACTGGATCAGGTTCATCTGGTCGTCGCTGACGAACAGGTTGAGGTCGCCCGCCTGCGAGAAGTCGACCTGCGCGGTAAAGAAGGTCGCGCTCGTCACCCGCTCTGCCTGTCCCCGCGCGGTCAGCAGCGCGAGCGTCGCCGCCAGCGTCGTGCCCGCGACGCAATAGCCGATCGCGTGGACGCCTTCGACGCCGAGCAGCTCGCGTACCGTGTCGATTGCATCGATCTGCCCGAGCTCGACATAATCGTCCCAGATCACGTCCTTCATCGTCGCGTCCGCTGATTTCCACGAAACCACGAACACGCTCAGCCCCTGCTCGACCGCCCAGGCGATGAAGCTCTTCTCCGCCGTCAGGTCGAGGATGTAGAAGCGGTTGATCCACGGCGGAAAGATGATCAGCGGCGTCTCGAACACCTGTTTGGTGATCGGCGCATAGTGGATCAGCTCGTAGAGCGGCGTGCGCCTGACGACCTTGCCCGGCGTCGTTGCGATGTTGCGCCCGACCTCGAATGCGGTGGTGTCGGTGTGCGTCATCTGCCCCTTGGACAGATCGGCCATCATGTTCTGCAGCCCCTTGAGCAGATTCTCGCCGCGCGTCTCGGCGATCTTCTTGAGCACTTCGGGATTGGTCGCGGGGAAGTTGGTCGGGCTCATCGCATCGATGAAGCCGCGTGTGGCGAAGCGGATCTGCTCCTTCTGGCGCGGCTCGACGCCGTCGAGCGCATCGACGCCCTTCACCAGATGGTCGGCGATCAGGAAATAGCTCTGCCGCAGGAAATCGAACACCGGATCCTCGCGCCATTCGGGTGCCCTGAAGCGCCGGTCCTTCGCGCGCTCGGGCGTTTCTGTGACCGGCTCGGCGCTGGCGGGATCGAGGAAGCGCTGCCACAGCGTCATCGTGTCGGCCCAGAAATCGGCCGACGCGCGCAGCATCGGCGTCGGATCCATCAGCCCTGCGGCGGAGGATCCTGCGGTCGCCTGGCTCCACTGGTCGAAGCCATGCTCGAGCATCATCTGCTGCGCCCGCCCGAGCACCCAGGTCCAGTGCTGCAGCTCTTCCAGGCTGGGCGGACTGGTCGATGCTTGGGCTTGCGTCATGGAGGTTCCTCTCGACTCTTCATTCCCGCGAACGCGGGAATCCGGCTTTGGGTTGCCACCCTAGAGCGTTCGGCTCGCAACGAGAACAAGCTGGATTCCCGCGTTCGTGGGAATGACGTATGGACGGGGCGAAAGGAGCGTCCATGTCCGAACAATTCTACCGCATCAAACGCCTGCCGCCCTATGTCATTGCCGAGGTCAACGGCATGCGGGCGGCGGCGCGCGCGAGCGGCGAGGACATTATCGACCTCGGCATGGGCAATCCCGATCTGCCGCCACCGCCGCACGTTATCGAAAAGCTGATCGAAGTCGCGCGCAAGCCCGACGCGCACGGCTATTCGCAGTCCAGGGGCATTCCCGGCCTGCGGCGTGCCCAGGCCAATTACTATGCCCGCCGCTTCGGGGTCGAGGTCGATCCCGAAAGCGAAGTCGTGGTGACGATGGGGTCGAAGGAAGGGCTCGCCAGCCTCGCCACCGCGATCACCGCGCCGGGCGACGTCGTGCTCGCGCCGAATCCCAGCTATCCGATCCACACCTTCGGGTTCATCATCGCCGGCGCCGCGATCCGTTCGGTACCGACCACGCCCGACGAGGAATATTTCCGCTCGCTCGAACGGGCGATGGCGTTCACCGTCCCGCGTCCCAGCATCCTGGTCGTCAACTATCCGTCGAATCCGACGGCCGAGACGGTCGACCTCGCCTTCTACGAACGGCTCGTCGCCTGGGCGAAGGACAACCAGGTGTGGATATTGTCCGACCTCGCCTATTCGGAACTCTATTTCGACGGCAAGCCGACCCGATCGATCCTCGAGGTCGAGGGCGCCAAGGACATCGCCGTCGAATTCACCTCGCTGTCGAAAACCTATTCGATGGCGGGCTGGCGGATGGGCTTCGCGGTCGGCAACAAGGTGCTGATCGCGGCAATGTCGCGCGTCAAATCCTACCTCGATTACGGCGCGTTCACGCCGATCCAGGCCGCCGCCTGCGCCGCGCTGAACGGCCCTCAGGATATCGTCGAAAGCAATCGCCTGCTCTATCACAAGCGCCGCGACGTATTGGTCGAGGCGTTCGGGCGGGCCGGGTGGGACATCCCGCCGCCGCCCGCATCGATGTTCGCCTGGGCACCGCTCCCGCCCGCGCTGCGCCATCTCGGCAGCCTCGAATTTTCCAAGCAGCTGCTGACCCAGGCCAAGGTCGCGGTCGCGCCGGGCGTCGGGTACGGCGAGGATGGCGAGGGTTATGTCCGCATCGCCATGGTCGAGAACGAACAGCGCCTGCGCCAGGCGGCACGCAACGTCCGCAAATATCTCCAGTCGATGGGGGTCAACACCGCCAATCCGGGATGAATCCGCGCGCAGCGTACGGACTCCGCCGCCCGGTGCAAACGCGGCATTAACCAGCGCCGCCTATCCCGTCAGGATGCTTCCGCTGCGGCTGCCATCCCCCAAGTTGCGCACCGCGATCCTGGTCGGGATCGCCTATACGATCCTCGCTGCCGCGGCGATCGCCTTCACCCGGCTCAGCGACAACGTCGCATTGATCTGGTTCGCCACTGCTCCGTTGCTCGCCGCATTGACGGTATGGCCGCGTCGCAGCTGGTGGATGTTCATCCTCGCCGGGCTGATCGGCAGCATGACCGCGACGCTGGTGACGTCGCCCTACACCGCGCTGGCAGGGCTGTTCGCCATCGCCAATGTCGGCGAAGCGGTGATCGCCGCTTTGTTGCTGCGGCGCTGGGCGCTGAATCGCGAGCTGTTCCTGTCGACTCGCTCGATCCCCTGGTTCGTGCTGTGGGCCGGCTTCGTCGCGCCGGCGCTTTCGGGAGCGGTCGTCGCGGCGGCGCTGTTCGCCGCGCACGGCACCGATCCGCTGACGACCTGGGGCAACTGGCTGATCGGCCACGGCCTGGGGTCGGTGATCGCGATGCCGCTGGCGGTGCTGGTCCTGCGCGGCGGTGCCGAATGGAAGCTGTTCGCGGCGCGCGCCGATGCCGCACGCGCCATCGGGGTTGCGACGCTGGTGATCGCGGTCAGCGCGGCGGTGTTCAGCCAGGACCGTTTTCCGCTGCTGTTCCTCGTGATCATGCCCGTCCTCGTTGCCACCTTCACGCTGCGCAGTATCGGTGCCGCGGCCAGTATCGTCATCGTCGCCGTAATCGGCGCGGCGTTCACGCTGGGCGGCCACGGACCGATCGGGCTGGTGCGCGGCGACGAAGCGCTGCAGCTCCAGTTCTTCCAGTTCTACGTCGGCACGCTGTTCGTGATCGCGCTTCCGGTCGCGACCACGCTGATCGAGCGCGATACGCTGCTGCGCGCGCTCAGCACCAGCGAGGCGCGCTATCGGCTCGTCGCCGAACATGCCAGCGACATCATGATCACGGTCGATCCGCTCGGCCGCGTCGAATACGTCTCGCCGTCGATCCGCGAGCTCGGTTTCGCCGACCCGCTGGCGCTGTACGGCACCGAGGCCCTGCTGCTGGTCGCCGAGCCCGACCGTGAACGGGTACGCGCCACCTATCGTCAGGCGATCGCCGCTCCCGACCGCACCTTTCGCGTCGAGTATCGCGCGCTGCGCGCATCGGGCGAGACCAGCTGGTTCGAGATCAGCACCCGTGCCGTGCTCGACGATCTCGGCCAGGCCACGGCGATGGTCAGCGTTGCGCGCGATCTGTCGCAGCGCAAGGCGCGCGAGGAGGAACTGGAACGCGCCGCCTCGCTCGATCCGATGACCGGGCTGCTCAATCGCGAA
Coding sequences:
- a CDS encoding Crp/Fnr family transcriptional regulator, producing MSGLITLTTDEHAALDRIEERRRQVRKGTVIQHSEERVTELFVLREGMMMSYVLLPDGSRQILRFYFPGEIMGMAGMGYRNAPETLCALADCVVCPFEKAAVSRLMVDHPRLGAMLMAFSQIERAVLTDRLASLGRTSARARVGALLLELHNRLRARDGRGNGTFPLGLTQEEIGDATGLTSVHVNRMLRQLEEDGLITREAGHVTIGDVAALARATHHVDRYAALDLSWLPPAR
- the clpS gene encoding ATP-dependent Clp protease adapter ClpS, with translation MIRPNQFQPRMAGDDDREDGDNQLGVATRTRTRTKQPTPYRVLMLNDDYTPMEFVVLCLQRFFRMNMEEATRVMLHVHQKGVGVCGVFSYEVAETKVAQVIDFARQNSHPLQCTLEKA
- a CDS encoding phasin family protein, whose protein sequence is MAAPEKAADAKTDAAKTAPVVAKAKAAPAPVAAKPTPPAAKPAQPAPRPAAAPQPVAATATSVEAVSKATVAVSEPVEKELEIMQTTVENTAKNTQAQAKAMFGDMSDRTKGAMEKSAKMVEEMNDFAKGNLEAMVESSRIAAKGMESIGQEAAEFSRKSFEQATATMKSMASVKSPTELFKLQSDFMRSAFDMYVAEASKTTEHMMKLAGDAAQPLSNRMAVAADKVKVAA
- a CDS encoding PHA/PHB synthase family protein; amino-acid sequence: MTQAQASTSPPSLEELQHWTWVLGRAQQMMLEHGFDQWSQATAGSSAAGLMDPTPMLRASADFWADTMTLWQRFLDPASAEPVTETPERAKDRRFRAPEWREDPVFDFLRQSYFLIADHLVKGVDALDGVEPRQKEQIRFATRGFIDAMSPTNFPATNPEVLKKIAETRGENLLKGLQNMMADLSKGQMTHTDTTAFEVGRNIATTPGKVVRRTPLYELIHYAPITKQVFETPLIIFPPWINRFYILDLTAEKSFIAWAVEQGLSVFVVSWKSADATMKDVIWDDYVELGQIDAIDTVRELLGVEGVHAIGYCVAGTTLAATLALLTARGQAERVTSATFFTAQVDFSQAGDLNLFVSDDQMNLIQSLSGEGYLDGRYMAATFNLLRGRDLIWNYVTNNYLLGQDYVPFDLLHWNADVTNLPAKWHRSYLTDLYRDNLLVTPGAVTVAGTPIDLTTVKTPSYIQAGREDHIAPAESVWKMTHHFAGPLKFVLAGSGHIAGVVNPPAAGKYQYWTNDSEVGSLEEFVAGATETKGSWWPDWIEWIAQTAPGKVAATGARIPGKGALAAIEDAPGSYVRTR
- a CDS encoding LL-diaminopimelate aminotransferase; the protein is MSEQFYRIKRLPPYVIAEVNGMRAAARASGEDIIDLGMGNPDLPPPPHVIEKLIEVARKPDAHGYSQSRGIPGLRRAQANYYARRFGVEVDPESEVVVTMGSKEGLASLATAITAPGDVVLAPNPSYPIHTFGFIIAGAAIRSVPTTPDEEYFRSLERAMAFTVPRPSILVVNYPSNPTAETVDLAFYERLVAWAKDNQVWILSDLAYSELYFDGKPTRSILEVEGAKDIAVEFTSLSKTYSMAGWRMGFAVGNKVLIAAMSRVKSYLDYGAFTPIQAAACAALNGPQDIVESNRLLYHKRRDVLVEAFGRAGWDIPPPPASMFAWAPLPPALRHLGSLEFSKQLLTQAKVAVAPGVGYGEDGEGYVRIAMVENEQRLRQAARNVRKYLQSMGVNTANPG
- a CDS encoding sensor domain-containing diguanylate cyclase encodes the protein MLPLRLPSPKLRTAILVGIAYTILAAAAIAFTRLSDNVALIWFATAPLLAALTVWPRRSWWMFILAGLIGSMTATLVTSPYTALAGLFAIANVGEAVIAALLLRRWALNRELFLSTRSIPWFVLWAGFVAPALSGAVVAAALFAAHGTDPLTTWGNWLIGHGLGSVIAMPLAVLVLRGGAEWKLFAARADAARAIGVATLVIAVSAAVFSQDRFPLLFLVIMPVLVATFTLRSIGAAASIVIVAVIGAAFTLGGHGPIGLVRGDEALQLQFFQFYVGTLFVIALPVATTLIERDTLLRALSTSEARYRLVAEHASDIMITVDPLGRVEYVSPSIRELGFADPLALYGTEALLLVAEPDRERVRATYRQAIAAPDRTFRVEYRALRASGETSWFEISTRAVLDDLGQATAMVSVARDLSQRKAREEELERAASLDPMTGLLNREVFRRSVGLALHRARRQPDRRAALALIDIDHFKGVNDTHGHAAGDTAILVLADLMRSNLRAADQIGRIGGEEFAILFDGVDADVAQASCERLRVALSRQPVPCAAGTFRMTASIGVVAVTPGTQIDRLFALADQALYAAKRGGRDRVERATA